In Mycolicibacterium mucogenicum DSM 44124, the following are encoded in one genomic region:
- a CDS encoding DEAD/DEAH box helicase — MRAYAAPSTQALRGWQRRALVRYLTAKPRDFLAVATPGAGKTTFALRIAGELLTERTVDQVVVVVPTEHLKTQWAEAAARVGMALDPKFSNSTGQTSSDYHGIVVTYAQVASHPTKHRVRTENHKTLVIFDEVHHGGDAKSWGEAIREAYDDATRRLCLTGTPFRSDDSPIPFVQYEPDGSGHQQSVADHTYGYSDALADGVVRPVVFMAYSGEARWRDSAGEEHAARLGEPLTAEQTARAWRTALNPEGEWMPAVIAAANKRLGQLRQSIPDAGGMIIATDQTTARAYAKLLHTITGEEATVILSDDPTASARISQFSEGTSRWLVAVRMVSEGVDVPRLAVGVYATSASTPLFFAQAIGRFVRLRRKGETASIFLPSVPNLLELASELERERNHVLGKPHRVSDGLDDELLEQAQKKEDEKSELENGFEMLGSDAELDQVIFDGSSFGTATETGSDEEADYLGIPGLLDPSQMRDLLSKRQDEQLQKRSAKAAATGAPPPPMTTHGQLRELRKELNLLVAAFHHRTGRPHGWIHNELRRRHPGPPVAAATREQLQDRIAAIRNMQRELTA; from the coding sequence GTGCGGGCTTATGCAGCGCCCAGCACCCAGGCTTTGCGGGGCTGGCAGCGTCGGGCTTTGGTGCGGTATCTGACCGCCAAGCCACGTGATTTTCTGGCGGTCGCAACGCCGGGCGCAGGCAAAACGACCTTCGCCCTGCGGATCGCCGGTGAGTTGCTGACGGAGCGCACCGTCGACCAGGTTGTGGTCGTCGTCCCGACCGAGCACCTCAAGACGCAGTGGGCGGAAGCCGCGGCGCGCGTCGGCATGGCGCTGGACCCCAAGTTCAGCAACTCGACGGGCCAGACGTCCTCGGACTACCACGGCATCGTCGTCACCTACGCCCAGGTCGCGAGCCACCCGACCAAGCACCGGGTGCGCACCGAGAACCACAAGACGCTGGTGATCTTCGACGAGGTCCACCACGGCGGCGACGCGAAGAGCTGGGGCGAGGCCATCCGCGAGGCCTACGACGACGCGACGCGGCGCCTCTGCCTGACCGGGACCCCGTTCCGGTCGGACGACAGCCCCATCCCGTTCGTGCAGTACGAGCCCGACGGCAGCGGCCATCAGCAGTCGGTGGCCGACCACACCTACGGCTACTCCGACGCGCTCGCCGACGGCGTGGTGCGCCCGGTGGTGTTCATGGCCTACTCCGGTGAGGCCCGCTGGCGCGACAGCGCCGGCGAGGAGCACGCGGCTCGACTCGGCGAACCACTCACTGCCGAGCAGACCGCCCGGGCCTGGCGCACCGCACTGAACCCCGAGGGTGAATGGATGCCCGCGGTGATCGCCGCGGCCAACAAGCGACTGGGCCAGTTGCGGCAGAGCATCCCGGACGCCGGCGGCATGATCATCGCCACCGACCAGACGACGGCCCGCGCCTACGCCAAGTTGCTGCACACCATCACCGGTGAGGAGGCGACGGTCATCCTGTCGGATGACCCGACGGCGTCGGCCCGCATCTCACAGTTCTCCGAGGGCACCAGCCGCTGGCTCGTCGCGGTCCGCATGGTGTCCGAGGGTGTCGACGTGCCACGGCTCGCGGTCGGCGTGTACGCCACGAGTGCGTCGACTCCCCTGTTCTTCGCGCAGGCCATCGGCCGGTTCGTGCGCCTGCGCCGCAAGGGTGAGACGGCCAGCATCTTCCTGCCGTCGGTGCCGAATCTGCTGGAGCTGGCCAGCGAGCTCGAGCGTGAGCGCAACCACGTGCTCGGTAAGCCGCACCGCGTGTCCGACGGGCTCGACGACGAACTGCTCGAGCAGGCGCAGAAGAAGGAAGACGAGAAGTCGGAGCTGGAGAACGGCTTCGAGATGCTCGGGTCGGACGCCGAGCTGGATCAGGTGATCTTCGACGGCTCGTCGTTCGGTACCGCGACGGAGACCGGCAGTGACGAGGAAGCCGACTACCTGGGCATCCCGGGTCTGCTCGACCCCAGTCAGATGCGGGATCTGCTGAGCAAGCGCCAGGACGAGCAGCTCCAGAAGCGCAGCGCCAAGGCCGCCGCCACGGGCGCACCGCCTCCCCCCATGACCACGCACGGCCAGCTCCGCGAGCTCCGCAAGGAGCTGAACCTGCTGGTTGCTGCGTTCCATCACCGCACGGGCCGGCCGCACGGCTGGATTCACAACGAGCTGCGGCGCCGGCACCCCGGTCCCCCGGTGGCGGCCGCGACCCGCGAACAGCTGCAGGACCGCATCGCCGCGATCCGCAACATGCAGCGCGAGCTGACGGCCTGA
- a CDS encoding TetR family transcriptional regulator, with amino-acid sequence MGHPRDSDATRARLLCAATTEFAQYGIAGARVDRIAANAGANKAQIYHYFGSKDQLFDAVWASMTQRFFADSPVVADDLPGYAAHLIDVYAGQPEVGRLIAWHRLERADDSAAGFPGEAMHEQIASIAAAQAEGKLTGELPAPVLFTLVLTIASMWHNLSPTLLAVIGIDDHAQRKAIVCDAVTRLITTSAGDTDEPSARTRRANVHPPNPLP; translated from the coding sequence ATGGGCCACCCGCGGGATTCCGACGCCACTCGCGCGCGGCTGCTCTGCGCGGCGACCACCGAATTCGCCCAGTACGGCATCGCCGGGGCCCGGGTTGATCGCATCGCCGCCAACGCCGGCGCCAACAAGGCGCAGATCTACCACTACTTCGGCAGCAAAGATCAGCTGTTCGACGCCGTCTGGGCTTCGATGACACAGCGGTTCTTCGCCGACAGCCCGGTGGTCGCCGACGACCTGCCCGGCTATGCCGCGCACCTGATCGACGTCTACGCCGGCCAGCCCGAAGTCGGCCGGCTGATCGCCTGGCACCGACTCGAACGGGCCGACGACTCCGCCGCGGGCTTTCCCGGCGAGGCGATGCACGAGCAGATCGCGTCCATCGCCGCCGCCCAGGCCGAGGGCAAGCTCACCGGTGAACTTCCCGCGCCGGTGCTGTTCACCCTGGTCCTCACCATCGCGTCGATGTGGCACAACCTCAGCCCCACACTGCTCGCCGTGATCGGCATCGACGACCACGCCCAGCGCAAGGCGATCGTCTGCGACGCGGTGACGCGCCTGATCACCACGTCGGCCGGCGACACCGACGAGCCGAGCGCCAGGACACGCCGGGCAAATGTGCATCCGCCAAACCCGTTGCCCTAG
- a CDS encoding HAD-IIA family hydrolase produces MAIGGVLFDIDGVLVTSWRPIDGAAETLRALEEHQIARSFLTNTTTRTREQIAELLCAAGIDVAADEVVTAAVLTADYVRDRYPGARCFLVNSGQIGADMPGVDLVYASDFAGSQQPDTPDVVLLGGAGPEYTHLTLSWVYDWMARGVPVVAMHRSNAWNTADGLRVDTGLYLAGLEQTTGYQGTAVGKPAPAGFFTAAARLGVEPEEMYMVGDDLNNDVLAAQVVGMTGVLVRTGKFRQDTLDRWAADEFAMQPNYVVDSVADLPELLGL; encoded by the coding sequence ATGGCAATCGGCGGGGTCCTCTTCGACATCGATGGTGTCCTGGTGACCTCGTGGCGTCCGATCGACGGTGCGGCCGAGACCTTGCGGGCGCTGGAGGAGCACCAGATCGCCCGCTCGTTCCTGACCAACACCACCACGCGGACCCGGGAGCAGATTGCCGAATTGCTTTGTGCGGCAGGCATTGACGTCGCCGCCGACGAGGTCGTCACCGCCGCGGTGCTGACGGCCGACTACGTGCGCGACCGCTATCCCGGCGCCCGATGTTTCCTGGTGAACAGCGGCCAGATCGGTGCCGACATGCCCGGTGTCGATCTGGTGTACGCCTCCGACTTCGCTGGATCGCAGCAGCCCGACACGCCCGATGTGGTGCTGCTCGGTGGCGCGGGACCCGAATACACGCATCTGACCCTCAGCTGGGTCTATGACTGGATGGCCCGCGGCGTCCCCGTGGTCGCCATGCACCGCAGCAACGCGTGGAACACCGCCGACGGCCTGCGGGTGGACACCGGGCTCTATCTGGCCGGGCTGGAACAGACCACCGGCTATCAGGGCACCGCCGTCGGCAAGCCCGCACCCGCTGGGTTCTTCACCGCGGCCGCGCGGCTCGGCGTCGAACCCGAAGAGATGTACATGGTCGGCGACGACCTCAACAACGACGTGCTCGCAGCCCAGGTCGTCGGCATGACGGGCGTGCTGGTGCGCACCGGCAAGTTCCGCCAGGACACGCTGGACCGTTGGGCCGCAGACGAATTCGCGATGCAGCCGAACTACGTGGTGGACTCCGTCGCGGATCTGCCGGAGTTGCTCGGGCTTTAA
- a CDS encoding helix-turn-helix transcriptional regulator codes for MVAEPCQQRLAVPPPELVGRGEQLSRLMAAISDTPRGRTVVVSGAAGSGKTALLDAACRHACEVGFRVLSIAGTPGESDTPFAGVHQLIHALGCWGGEAEQYHRIIDEALRSPSGEQLDTVRVAMALLELLGAVERQQSVLVCIDDGQWLDAPSRTAMMFAARRSAGRSLTVVLAIPATAGKILSGGGRAVEIELSPLERADAAVLLDRQPVVPRGLRREQVLTAAAGNPAAVIAFAETAAADDVTVGPAAEPLALPAASLGIYSRRLALLPGTTRAALLVLAAASDQDLRQLMPAALADPEILAPAEVAGIVRVTSSGVRFLDPLIRSAAYHRAPATARSAAHLRLADALTALPHRQVWHRAHAALKPDDALAAQLADTCDEVLRRDGYLAAAVTMQRAAMLTTDAGEHARHLVRAAPLARNAGDPHWAAALSRCALDGVDDVISRVRAHTELGSARCWHADNQRVLDMLLESAGLAIDIAPAIAWESLRVAATVSFIADDAAGRCGVTRLLRQLEDGAPPGNVSALADRLWIRTATDPHLAHLQLPEIIALSGRVGDAVGLTAVGASAWLAGEPDLAVRCLRGAHTGALAPRFGGLASTALCWAFVESGRWDEAVDAAATMSSSAVVAGVPVVARIADLVIATVAARRGQIATSRERLKSAAALADFRDRPALAAWIHHVAGSIALAENQDTTAYAELAELFDESGLPLHAYASYLALPDYAEAAVSTGRIGQARDQLARILSHLPRSVSPRLTQLVAHADAVLSPDTAGARYFEALADPAGNRWPFERARLRISYAGWLRRHRRRRDCQHQLAAALTVMQDLGAAPWVDLCTRELRAAGVRPQSSSVQTGALSSQEHNVVYLVSEGYTNPQIATILNLSVRTVSNHLYRSFPKLGVTSRHQIHDVARPATWTSDRP; via the coding sequence GTGGTCGCTGAGCCCTGTCAGCAGCGGTTGGCCGTGCCGCCACCGGAACTCGTCGGTCGCGGCGAACAGCTTTCGAGGTTGATGGCCGCGATCAGCGATACCCCGCGCGGGCGCACCGTGGTGGTCTCCGGTGCAGCCGGGTCCGGCAAGACCGCGCTGCTCGACGCCGCCTGCCGCCACGCCTGCGAGGTCGGTTTCCGGGTGCTGTCGATCGCCGGGACGCCCGGTGAATCCGACACCCCGTTCGCCGGTGTGCACCAGCTGATCCACGCGCTCGGGTGTTGGGGCGGCGAGGCCGAGCAATACCACCGCATCATCGACGAGGCGCTGCGATCGCCGAGCGGGGAGCAACTCGACACCGTCCGGGTCGCCATGGCCCTGCTCGAACTTCTCGGCGCCGTCGAGCGGCAGCAATCGGTCCTGGTCTGCATCGATGACGGGCAGTGGCTCGACGCACCGTCGCGCACCGCGATGATGTTCGCGGCCCGCCGCAGCGCAGGGCGGTCCCTGACCGTCGTGCTGGCGATCCCGGCCACGGCCGGAAAGATCCTCAGCGGTGGCGGCCGCGCTGTCGAGATCGAACTGTCGCCGCTCGAGCGCGCCGATGCCGCGGTGCTGCTCGACCGACAGCCGGTCGTACCGCGCGGGTTGCGGCGCGAGCAGGTGCTGACCGCGGCCGCGGGTAACCCGGCGGCCGTCATCGCCTTCGCCGAGACCGCCGCGGCCGACGACGTCACGGTGGGTCCCGCCGCCGAACCCTTGGCGCTGCCCGCCGCCAGCCTCGGTATCTACAGCCGCCGCCTGGCGCTGCTGCCCGGGACGACGCGGGCCGCGCTGCTGGTGCTCGCGGCGGCATCCGACCAGGATCTGCGGCAGCTGATGCCCGCGGCGCTGGCGGACCCCGAGATTCTCGCGCCGGCCGAGGTCGCCGGGATCGTCCGCGTGACGTCGAGTGGGGTGCGGTTTCTGGACCCGCTGATCCGGTCGGCGGCGTATCACCGGGCGCCGGCGACGGCCCGCTCGGCGGCGCATCTCCGACTGGCCGACGCCCTGACGGCGCTGCCGCACCGGCAGGTCTGGCATCGCGCGCACGCGGCGCTCAAACCCGACGATGCGCTGGCGGCGCAGCTGGCCGACACCTGCGACGAGGTGCTGCGCCGGGACGGCTATCTGGCCGCCGCGGTGACCATGCAGCGCGCTGCGATGCTGACCACCGATGCCGGTGAGCACGCCCGGCATCTGGTCCGGGCGGCGCCGCTGGCCCGCAACGCCGGTGACCCGCACTGGGCCGCGGCACTCAGCCGGTGTGCGCTCGACGGCGTCGACGACGTCATCTCCCGGGTGCGTGCCCACACCGAGTTGGGGTCGGCGCGGTGCTGGCATGCCGACAATCAGCGGGTTCTGGACATGCTGCTCGAGTCGGCCGGACTGGCGATCGATATCGCCCCCGCGATCGCCTGGGAGTCGCTCCGGGTGGCCGCGACAGTGAGTTTCATCGCCGACGACGCCGCGGGGCGATGCGGCGTCACCCGTCTGCTGCGGCAGTTGGAGGACGGCGCGCCACCGGGGAACGTGTCTGCGCTCGCCGACCGGCTGTGGATCCGCACCGCCACCGATCCGCACCTGGCCCATCTGCAGTTGCCGGAGATCATCGCGCTGTCCGGTCGGGTCGGCGACGCCGTCGGGCTGACCGCCGTCGGTGCGTCGGCCTGGCTCGCCGGGGAACCCGACCTCGCGGTGCGCTGCCTGCGCGGCGCACACACCGGAGCGCTGGCACCGCGCTTCGGCGGCTTGGCGTCGACCGCCCTGTGCTGGGCCTTCGTCGAGTCGGGCCGCTGGGACGAGGCCGTCGACGCGGCGGCCACCATGAGCTCGTCGGCGGTCGTCGCCGGCGTTCCCGTCGTCGCCCGCATCGCGGATCTGGTGATCGCCACGGTCGCTGCCCGACGCGGTCAGATCGCCACCAGCCGCGAGCGACTCAAGTCGGCCGCCGCGTTGGCCGACTTCCGGGACCGGCCCGCGCTGGCGGCGTGGATACACCACGTCGCGGGGTCGATCGCGCTGGCCGAGAACCAGGACACGACCGCGTACGCCGAATTGGCGGAGCTGTTCGACGAATCCGGATTGCCGTTGCACGCGTATGCGTCGTATCTGGCGCTGCCGGACTACGCCGAGGCCGCGGTGTCGACGGGCCGGATCGGCCAAGCCCGCGATCAACTGGCCCGAATCCTGAGTCATCTGCCCAGGTCCGTGTCACCGCGGTTGACCCAGCTGGTCGCGCACGCGGACGCCGTCCTCAGTCCGGACACCGCCGGGGCGCGCTATTTCGAGGCCCTCGCCGATCCGGCCGGCAACCGCTGGCCGTTCGAGCGGGCGCGGCTGCGCATCAGCTACGCCGGCTGGCTGCGCCGGCACCGACGCCGCCGGGACTGCCAGCATCAGTTGGCCGCGGCCCTGACCGTCATGCAGGACCTCGGCGCGGCGCCGTGGGTCGACCTGTGTACCCGGGAACTGCGGGCGGCCGGGGTGCGTCCGCAGTCGTCGTCGGTGCAGACCGGCGCATTGAGCTCGCAGGAACACAACGTGGTCTACCTCGTGAGCGAGGGGTACACCAATCCGCAGATCGCGACGATCTTGAACCTGTCGGTGCGAACGGTGTCCAACCACCTGTATCGATCGTTTCCCAAGCTCGGTGTCACGAGCCGTCATCAGATCCATGATGTGGCGCGCCCCGCGACCTGGACGAGCGATCGTCCCTGA